One genomic segment of Corynebacterium durum includes these proteins:
- the glpX gene encoding class II fructose-bisphosphatase translates to MNTRQTECPDRNLAMELVRVTEAAALASGRWVGRGMKNEGDGAAVDAMRKLINSVNMRGVVVIGEGEKDEAPMLFNGEEVGTGQGADVDIAVDPIDGTTLMAEGRPNAISVLAAAERGTMYDPSAVFYMKKIAVGPEAAGVIDINAPVAVNIGAVAKAKGISPSDVTVVVLDRPRHNDLIAAIREAGAKIRLIRDGDVAGAVAAAQHTNSVDIMMGIGGTPEGIITACAMKCMGGEIQGKLYPTNDEEIRKAQDAGLDLGTVLTTNDLVSSDNCYFVATGVTNGDMLRGVSYRQNGATTRSLVMRSRSGTVRFIESVHQLAKLQEYSAVDYSAKN, encoded by the coding sequence ATGAATACCCGCCAAACCGAATGTCCAGACCGTAACCTCGCCATGGAATTGGTCCGCGTGACCGAAGCCGCAGCACTCGCGTCCGGACGTTGGGTTGGACGAGGAATGAAAAACGAAGGCGACGGTGCCGCAGTGGATGCCATGCGCAAACTGATCAACTCAGTGAACATGCGTGGCGTTGTGGTCATCGGTGAGGGTGAAAAAGATGAAGCCCCCATGCTGTTCAACGGCGAAGAAGTAGGCACCGGCCAGGGTGCCGATGTCGATATTGCCGTCGACCCGATTGACGGCACCACACTCATGGCGGAAGGCCGCCCCAACGCTATTTCAGTCCTCGCAGCCGCAGAACGCGGCACCATGTATGACCCATCCGCAGTGTTCTACATGAAGAAAATCGCTGTTGGCCCCGAAGCCGCAGGTGTCATTGACATTAACGCGCCAGTAGCCGTCAACATCGGCGCCGTTGCCAAGGCTAAAGGAATCTCCCCCTCGGATGTCACCGTGGTGGTTCTGGACCGCCCGCGCCATAATGACCTCATTGCCGCGATCCGTGAGGCAGGCGCCAAGATCCGTCTGATCAGGGACGGCGACGTCGCCGGTGCCGTTGCCGCAGCACAACACACCAACTCCGTGGACATCATGATGGGCATCGGTGGCACCCCAGAAGGCATTATCACCGCCTGCGCCATGAAGTGTATGGGGGGTGAAATTCAGGGCAAACTCTATCCGACTAACGACGAGGAAATCCGCAAAGCTCAGGACGCGGGCCTGGATCTTGGCACCGTCCTGACCACCAATGACCTGGTTTCTTCCGATAACTGCTACTTCGTGGCCACCGGCGTGACCAACGGCGACATGCTCCGCGGTGTCAGCTATCGCCAAAACGGCGCCACCACCCGCTCCTTGGTCATGCGCTCCCGCTCCGGCACGGTTCGTTTCATCGAATCCGTGCACCAGCTGGCCAAGCTGCAGGAATACTCTGCGGTGGATTACAGCGCCAAGAACTAG
- a CDS encoding DUF4245 domain-containing protein, producing the protein MAENKPRIFQDGRDISMTLIVIIVVMALTVAFTGMCSLNPGRPENGPVQEVDARQFLDIEARGMAFPLRYPQMPDGWTTNSARRSSVDGAPAPVVGWVTAQGAYVQLLQTDRPLEDAVKDHDDYARKEQTSTSIAGTDVHVYTSEEHDARVLWVADLGDVRLLVSGTAGETEYTQLMEATLKTAPIDAHRP; encoded by the coding sequence GTGGCTGAGAACAAACCTCGTATCTTCCAAGACGGCCGAGACATCAGCATGACACTCATTGTCATTATCGTGGTGATGGCACTCACGGTTGCGTTCACCGGCATGTGCAGCCTCAACCCGGGACGCCCTGAAAATGGTCCTGTCCAGGAGGTTGATGCCCGGCAATTTTTAGATATAGAGGCACGGGGGATGGCTTTCCCGCTGCGTTACCCGCAGATGCCCGACGGCTGGACGACTAATTCCGCTCGCCGCAGTTCTGTTGATGGTGCGCCCGCCCCCGTGGTGGGCTGGGTCACTGCCCAGGGTGCCTATGTGCAGCTTCTTCAAACAGACCGCCCGCTTGAGGATGCAGTGAAGGACCATGACGACTACGCGCGGAAGGAACAGACGTCGACAAGCATCGCAGGAACGGACGTTCACGTGTACACGTCCGAGGAGCATGATGCCCGCGTGCTGTGGGTCGCTGACCTCGGTGATGTGCGGCTGCTGGTGTCTGGAACCGCAGGCGAGACCGAGTACACGCAGCTCATGGAAGCGACGCTGAAGACAGCGCCTATCGACGCCCATAGACCCTAG
- a CDS encoding exodeoxyribonuclease VII small subunit: MNENAFPAVETLTYEAALAELIEIVKILELGQMGLDESLKYWERAEALSKRCEEHLAGARQRVETALGTDNGNDATT; this comes from the coding sequence ATGAACGAGAATGCTTTCCCCGCTGTTGAAACACTCACCTACGAGGCCGCGCTGGCGGAGCTTATTGAAATCGTGAAAATCCTGGAACTCGGACAGATGGGTCTGGACGAATCCCTGAAGTACTGGGAGCGCGCCGAAGCCTTGTCGAAGCGCTGCGAAGAACACCTGGCCGGGGCGCGTCAGCGTGTGGAGACCGCCTTGGGCACCGACAACGGAAACGACGCAACAACCTAG
- the xseA gene encoding exodeoxyribonuclease VII large subunit, giving the protein MSNEPTSAENPWPVREVNSKVKAWIERLGSVWVEGQLAQVNIKPSWRFSYLTLRDVEAEMSLQVTCDTALLQNAPAPLRDGDRVVVYGKPTFFTGRGSFSLRATEIRPVGVGELLARIERLRQQLASEGLFDASRKLPLPYLPRCIGLITGRGSAAERDVLSVAEDRWPHVNFKVINTAVQGAPAVPEVIAALEALDADPEVDVIIIARGGGSVEDLLPFSEEALQRAVSRARTPVVSAIGHEPDNPVLDNVADLRAATPTDAAKRVVPDAREELLRLDQLRQRAAAALRGWVDRQQQNLQALRSRPVLADPFTPITRQEEEVQRALTMVRRDITYLLNSHESQVRALRAQVSALGPSATLARGYSVVQVIPRDGSEPEVVTSYEQAPPGSQLRIRVADGSVTAASIAHSPAD; this is encoded by the coding sequence GTGAGCAACGAGCCAACGTCTGCCGAAAATCCGTGGCCGGTTCGGGAGGTAAATTCCAAGGTCAAAGCATGGATCGAGCGTCTTGGTTCGGTGTGGGTTGAGGGCCAGCTTGCCCAGGTAAACATAAAACCGTCATGGAGATTTTCGTATTTAACGTTGCGTGACGTAGAAGCCGAAATGAGCCTGCAAGTCACGTGCGACACAGCTCTACTTCAAAACGCCCCCGCTCCCCTGCGCGATGGTGACCGCGTGGTGGTGTACGGCAAGCCAACGTTTTTCACGGGCCGGGGTTCATTTTCGCTGCGAGCGACAGAGATTCGCCCAGTGGGCGTGGGCGAACTACTGGCCCGCATCGAGCGCCTACGCCAACAACTAGCCAGTGAAGGGCTTTTCGACGCCTCCCGCAAACTGCCTCTCCCCTACCTTCCGCGCTGCATTGGTTTGATCACTGGTCGCGGTTCAGCCGCAGAGCGCGACGTGTTGTCAGTGGCGGAAGACCGCTGGCCACACGTGAATTTCAAGGTGATCAACACGGCAGTGCAGGGCGCCCCAGCGGTTCCCGAGGTGATTGCCGCCCTTGAAGCACTGGACGCGGACCCCGAGGTTGATGTGATCATCATCGCCCGCGGCGGCGGTTCGGTGGAGGATCTGCTGCCGTTTTCCGAAGAAGCGCTGCAACGCGCGGTCTCACGCGCCCGCACCCCGGTGGTATCAGCGATTGGGCACGAGCCGGATAACCCGGTGCTGGACAATGTAGCTGACCTGCGCGCCGCCACCCCCACGGACGCGGCAAAACGCGTGGTTCCGGATGCACGGGAAGAGCTGCTGCGCTTGGATCAACTGCGTCAGCGCGCCGCCGCAGCGCTCCGAGGCTGGGTGGATCGCCAGCAGCAGAACCTACAGGCGCTGCGCTCCCGGCCGGTGTTGGCAGATCCGTTCACCCCCATTACCCGCCAAGAGGAAGAAGTTCAGCGGGCGCTGACCATGGTGCGGCGTGATATAACCTACCTACTCAACAGCCACGAATCCCAGGTTCGGGCCCTGCGCGCGCAGGTTTCGGCGCTGGGCCCGTCGGCGACGCTGGCGCGGGGTTACTCGGTGGTGCAGGTGATTCCGCGTGACGGCTCAGAGCCGGAGGTAGTGACCAGCTACGAGCAGGCCCCGCCCGGTAGCCAGCTGCGCATTCGTGTGGCCGATGGGTCCGTCACTGCCGCATCTATTGCCCATTCCCCCGCTGACTAA